The Chryseobacterium shigense genome segment AGTATATTTTTAAAAAGGTGGGGATTCAGTTTTGTACCGATATGTTCCAGCTGAACTTCATTCAGTTTCTGTTCGATGATTTTATTTGCTTCGGAAAGTCTGGTATTTCTCTGCCTGATCCTGCTGTTCTGGCTGAACAGGTAAATGCTGACCGTAAGCAGAAAGAAAATAGCAAAAACTCCAATAAAGATCAGGTAATCGTGGATCATGTAGTAATTGCCTCCCATAAAAATAGCTTTTAATGATCTTTATATAAATTTAGCAAAAGATCTCCAGGATCATTTAAGTTTTTTAATACTGTTTAAAGTTGCTGTTTCCTCACATTTCTCAAAGGTGATCTCGTAAGAAGGATTCTTCTCAGGATAGGTCAGAACATAGTCAGGACAAGGTTTTTTCTGTGCATGACTTTTATCGAAATCTACTTTTCCTTTGGTAATGATACTGTCTTTTACAAACTTTTCATCAATCTTATAAGTACTTATTCCGTTTTTGAAGTCTTCCGAATATTTGAATTCTTTAGACAGGGTTTCGGCTATTACACGGCTGTTGGGAAGATATCCGCTGCAGCTTGCCCCTTTTTTGTTTAAGATAAAAAATACGAGGAGGAGTCCCGGAACAAGGCCTATTAAATAGAATTTAAGTTTTTTCATTAGAAAATTAAAAGATTGATATCGTGGTAAGTAAGTCCGAAACGGTCACAGATCACTTTTTTAGTATGCCTTCCTTTGTACATATATAAACTCTGTTTCATTTCATTTTTGCGGATCAGCATATTTTCAAAGCCGCCTTCTTCATCGTAATTCAGGATATAGGACAGGAAGAAATTGGAAATGGCTTTTGTTGTGGTTCTTGGCATTCTTGACGTAAGGTTGGGAAGTCCGCAGTGGATCACGCCATGTTTGATAACATACGGGTTATCCATGGTTGTAAGTTCGGAGGTTTCAATGACCTTGCCGTTGTCTATCGTAATATCAATGATGACACTGCCTTTTTTCATTTTCGAAACCATTTCTTCGGTAACAATCGGGGTCATATTCAATCTTGGAAGCGCACCTATCACAACATCTGCACGCCTTAATGCTTTGCTTAATTCTTTAGGATCGATAATGGAAGTAGGAACACGGCTGTCTACAAGGGTATGAAGCCTTCTCAGCTTTGAAAGTGAATTATCGAAAACCCTCACGCTGGCTCCAAGTCCGATGGCTGCTTTTGTGGCAAATTCTCCCACGATTCCCGCTCCTAAAATAACAACTTCCGCAGGTCTGACTCCTGTAATGCCGCCCAGCATCAAACCGTTTGATAAAGCAAGAAGTTCTGATGCATATAAAATAGAAACGGTACCTGCAATTTCACCTATCAATCTTACCAGAGCAAGCTGCTTGTATTCATCCACGATAAATTCAAAAGCGATGGCATTGATCTTTCTTTCGGCGAGCTTCAGGAAATAATCTTTGTC includes the following:
- a CDS encoding alanine dehydrogenase, with the protein product MSTTNIFTPFTEEELMPKEEKLEVIKKGKQFSIGIPKETCLNERRTCITPDAVQVLVEHGHELIIEAGAGEGSFFTDLQYSESGAKITNDPKEAFGQDLILKVNPPTEEEIEYMKPNTYLVSALQINLRDKDYFLKLAERKINAIAFEFIVDEYKQLALVRLIGEIAGTVSILYASELLALSNGLMLGGITGVRPAEVVILGAGIVGEFATKAAIGLGASVRVFDNSLSKLRRLHTLVDSRVPTSIIDPKELSKALRRADVVIGALPRLNMTPIVTEEMVSKMKKGSVIIDITIDNGKVIETSELTTMDNPYVIKHGVIHCGLPNLTSRMPRTTTKAISNFFLSYILNYDEEGGFENMLIRKNEMKQSLYMYKGRHTKKVICDRFGLTYHDINLLIF